AATACAGGGCGTAGACGAGCTTGAGGGCGGCCAGCACCCGGGGGTCGTCGCCCACCTGGGCAGGCGGGTCTCGGAACACCTCGCCCCGCGCGGCGCGGTGGTCACGCTCCCACAGGTAGTCCACGCTCAGGATCAGGCTTTGCAGCAGCGTCAGCCCCAGGCCCCAGCGCCCGGCCAGGGCCGTCAGGACGGCGGCGTTGACCAGCAGGTCCCCTTCCGAGTCGAGGTAGCGGCCCGTCTCGGTGGTCTGCCCGGTCGCGCGGGCAAGCTGCCCGTCGAGGTTGTCGAGCAGCGTCTTGACTTGCAGCAGCAGGGCGGGGCTGACCCGGTGCCCGCGCCGCAGCAGCCCGGCGGCCAGCAGGCCCAAGGCCGTGTGGGTCAGGACCACGTGCAGCGGGTTGACGCCCCGGCGGGCCAGCGGGGGAACGAGGCGCGCGGCCAGCGGGCGAAAGAGGCGCTCGGCGGCCCACTCGCGGGCGGGGCGGGCCTTGCCGTGGGTCATGGCCGGGAGGTCAGCGCCGCCCGCCCCGCCCACGCGGCGGCCCCTTGCGGACGCCCGCGTAGCGGTTGCGTTCGCGGCGGCGCTCGGCGCTGCTGGAGGTCTGGGCGCCGCCGCGCGCCCGCCCCGCCGGGACCCGCCCGGCCAGGCGGCGCGGCACGAAGGTGTCCACCGTCAGGAACCGGAAGAGGGGGATATACAGCAGCAGCACGAAGATCAACGTGCCCCACCAGGTGTCCAGGTACGGCCCCAGCCCCAGCGCCCGCAGCAGCGCCGAGAGCAGGGTCGCCAGCAGGGTGAACAGCAGCACCCGGATCAAGAGCCGCCCCAGCTTGCGCCCGGTCAAGCCCGGCTGGGGGTCCGGCGTCATCAACCAGCGCCAGAGCTTCAAGTCTCCTCCCCCGGGGCCGCTGGGCGGGCCGCCGCCCCCACGGTCACCCGGTCGCGGAAGGCTTCCAGCTCGGGCCACCCGGTCTGCCCGGCGTCCACGTCCAGGACCAGCACGGGCTTGTGGGTCTTCCCGGCTAGGCGGTCGAGGGCCGCGCGGTGGGCCGCGTCCCGGGCCGGGGCGGCCAGCACGACCCCGCGCACGGCGCTCTTGCCCTCTAGCAGCTTGAGGGCGCCGAACAGTTCCTTTTCGCCTGCCGGAGCGCCCGCCCGCTCGATGCGTTCGCCGCGCGCCGCGACCTGCGAGGGGGGCAGCTCGGGCGAATAGACCCCGTGCAGGCCCAGGTCGTCCAGCGCCGCCCGCAAGCCCGCGCTGAGGTCGGGGTCGCCCAGCAGGGCGCGTGGACCAATCACGGCGACCGTCACGCGCGACGCCCGGCTCAGCGGCGGCATCTCCTCGCGCTTGCCGTTCGCCAGCGGCTTGACCCGCTCCAGCGCGAGGCGCACCCGGGCCGGGTTGGCGGTCAGGCGCTGGCCGAGGTCCTGGGCCGCCGGGACCATCGCGTCCCCGCCGTCGGGCAGGGCGACCAGCGTGGGCAGGCCGCTGAGGCGCCGGGGCAACAACTCGGCCAGCGCCTCGCCCCAGGCGTCGCTTGCCACTGCCGGGGTCTGCGGCAGCAGCACCGCGTCCACCCGGCCCAGTTCCAGCACCCGCCCCAGCACCAGCTGCACCTGCACCGGGGCGTCGGGCAGGCTCTCCTGCCCCAGCGCCAGCGCCTCGGCGGCAGGCAGGGTGGGG
This Deinococcus budaensis DNA region includes the following protein-coding sequences:
- a CDS encoding CDP-alcohol phosphatidyltransferase family protein encodes the protein MTHGKARPAREWAAERLFRPLAARLVPPLARRGVNPLHVVLTHTALGLLAAGLLRRGHRVSPALLLQVKTLLDNLDGQLARATGQTTETGRYLDSEGDLLVNAAVLTALAGRWGLGLTLLQSLILSVDYLWERDHRAARGEVFRDPPAQVGDDPRVLAALKLVYALYFTPQERVLGALFERRLRAAAGGNPTGADRRAYTPRAINRVAVNLGLSTQLLALGVCLLAGRPRLYLWSLPAQAALLLGAQRWREGQVVAARTQTPA